One Helianthus annuus cultivar XRQ/B chromosome 12, HanXRQr2.0-SUNRISE, whole genome shotgun sequence genomic region harbors:
- the LOC110893898 gene encoding 60S ribosomal protein L39-3, whose amino-acid sequence MPSHKTFMIKKKLAKKMRQNRPIPHWIRMRTDNTIRYNAKRRHWRRTKLGF is encoded by the exons ATG CCGTCTCACAAGACTTTTATGATCAAGAAGAAGCTCGCGAAGAAGATGAGGCAGAACAGGCCTATTCCTCACTGGATTCGCATGAGGACCGACAACACAATTAG GTACAACGCAAAGCGCAGGCACTGGCGCAGAACCAAGCTTGGATTCTGA